The following coding sequences are from one Schizosaccharomyces osmophilus chromosome 1, complete sequence window:
- the sfc6 gene encoding transcription factor TFIIIC complex subunit Sfc6, which yields MGPKTRRRNSSPDEYNTADEEENMDDFIVDEFLSEEESTSRRSLRSGRKTEVPRGTRKKSSLQNSMDPSTETTKQRPISSIRGRSSRLSGTSEQSPRKVYSKGQEEKIMYTYGTDELTFQRGKNLVNAWKHFETAPGAACFERGPLFVEVDSDDIQPSKKKQNPIFSDNRFGEYSNDHLPLLIGNREPVYNLQPLQIFDSESRYSLKKEYLVNTGIHITSLSWLPTRETVQYIAVGGLLHSGELAGPIFTPSSGRNQIQIWDLVNEKELYLYCTLWHDWGSVYQLQWCPCVFNKDILGCLGVVTSDGIMRIINVPSKISHKNVFINEAEYTLQLPNCLISCFSWISTGDEFPKQLLVGCSNGYVALWDIVDSQNGPLFYIPIHDSYIHTVTQCSNEFPTMFVTTAYDCYTRIIDIRHPEFENKALSHKRDICYAIAWSNLLQSIISTTESQLVMIESIRGLTTQILDERHGSVMCLGTSKLHPFVAIGSSDGIVTVVNPFRLLGFSHKHRANVHRIFQLEYSEKQKKYRFSNNFRPGLTKSRKLDMYIFPWQVQINCTEWNPNYSHGGWLASGMACGLLRLEDLSAIHRA from the exons ATGGGACCCAAGACACGGCGTAGAAATTCTAGCCCTGATGAATATAATACAGCGGATGAGGAAGAGAATATGGACGACTTTATTGTAGATGAGTTCctttctgaagaagaatccaCATCGAGAAGATCTCTAAGAAGTGGTAGGAAAACTGAAGTGCCCAGAggaacaagaaagaaatcgAGTTTACAAAATAGCATGGATCCTTCAACTGAAACAACTAAACAGAGGCCCATTAGCTCTATACGGGGGCGTTCATCTAGGTTATCTGGCACATCTGAACAGTCTCCACGAAAGGTCTATTCTAAAGgtcaagaagaaaagataatGTATACATATGGTACCGATGAATTAACTTTTCAGCGTGGAAAAAATTTAGTGAACGCTTGGAAACACTTTGAAACAGCCCCAGGGGCAGCATGTTTTGAGAGGGGTCCATTGTTTGTAGAAGTCGATTCCGACGACATTCAGCCTTCTaagaaaaagcagaatCCCATTTTTTCTGATAATCGATTTGGTGAGTACTCTAATGACCATTTACCTTTATTGATTGGTAATCGGGAGCCTGTCTATAATCTTCAGCCGCTTCAGATCTTCGACAGCGAATCTAGGTactctttgaaaaaagaatatttagTTAATACCGGAATCCATATAACTTCTTTGTCCTGGTTACCTACGAGGGAAACAGTTCAGTATATAGCAGTAGGTGGTTTGCTGCACAGTGGTGAATTAGCTGGACCTATTTTCACGCCTTCGTCAGGAAGAAACCAGATTCAAATTTGGGATCTCGttaatgaaaaggaattatatttatacTGTACCCTTTGGCATGACTGGGGAAGCGTTTATCAACTTCAGTGGTGCCCCTGTGTTTTCAACAAAGACATACTTGGTTGTTTAGGAGTTGTTACAAGTGACGGAATAATGCGGATTATTAATGTACCTAGTAAAATAAGTCATAAAAATG TATTTATTAACGAAGCGGAGTATACATTACAGCTTCCTAATTGCTTAATTTCCTGTTTCTCTTGGATTTCTACGGGTGATGAATTTCCTAAGCAATTGCTTGTAGGATGTTCCAATG GATATGTAGCACTTTGGGACATTGTTGATTCCCAAAATGGACCTCTGTTTTATATTCCAATACATGATTCGTACATTCATACAGTTACTCAATGTTCAAATGAGTTTCCAACTATGTTTGTTACAACTGCTTACGATTGTTACACGCGCATCATAGATATAAGGCATCCTGAGTTTGAAAATAAGGCATTATCACATAAACGAG ATATATGTTACGCCATTGCTTGGAGTAATCTGTTGCAGTCTATAATTTCCACAACCGAATCCCAATTGGTGATGATTGAATCAATTAGAGGCCTTACCACTCAAATTCTAGACGAACGCCATGGATCAGTCATGTGTTTAGGGACAAGCAAACTCCATCCTTTTGTTGCAATTGGATCGTCAGATGGGATAGTGACAGTCGTCAATCCTTTCCGACTGTTAGGGTTTTCACATAAGCACAGGGCGAATGTTCACAGAATTTTTCAGTTAGAGTATAGtgaaaagcagaaaaagtACAGGTTCTCAAATAACTTTCGTCCTGGATTGACGAAGTCAAGGAAGCTTgatatgtatatatttcCTTGGCAAGTACAAATTAATTGCACAGAATGGAACCCCAATTACAGTCATGGAGGATGGTTAGCGAGTGGGATGGCATGTGGACTTTTGCGTTTAGAAGATTTGTCTGCTATTCATAGAGCTTGA
- the opi10 gene encoding hikeshi family nuclear import carrier Opi10 produces MFGAICAGRLVQTNLQQVAENQFVFQLDFAESLNHIVVFLLPTAPFAPGMGAKVYFQWPGKAFQFLGYLTNDKPSAIFRLKNTIQSLSNDMPCIGVTAVLGISVEPITNFVESPAGETAATSAIAKPLPPTTSIAQRILRNLYNFLASFATSNLPPNALGLGDIRPSDTYIPLRVFQDWHTKFLAKINNNPNFLDSDDQI; encoded by the exons ATGTTTGGTGCCATTTGCGCAGGACGTTTAG TGCAGACAAATTTACAACAAGTTGCTGAAAACCAATTCGTGTTTCAACTTGACTTTGCTGAAAGTCTAAACCATATCGTTGTCTTTTTATTACCGACTGCCCCATTCGCTCCTGGCATGGGAGCCAAGGTTTATTTTCAGTGGCCAGGAAAAGCCTTTCAGTTTCTTGGCTATTTGACTAATGACAAGCCAAGTGCAATCTTtcgtttaaaaaatacCATTCAGTCGCTGTCAAACGACATGCCTTGTATCGGTGTCACAGCAGTTTTGGGTATTAGCGTAGAGCCTATAACTAACTTTGTTGAATCTCCTGCTGGAGAGACCGCAGCTACATCTGCTATCGCGAAACCCCTTCCTCCTACAACCTCAATTGCTCAACGTATCTTACGGAATTTGTATAATTTCCTTGCAAGTTTTGCAACTTCCAACCTTCCGCCAAATGCTCTCGGTTTAGGTGATATACGTCCAAGTGATACCTACATCCCTTTGAGAGTATTCCAAGACTGGCATACAAAGTTCTTGGCGAAAATTAATAACAATCCcaattttttggattccGACGATCAAATCTAA
- the his5 gene encoding imidazoleglycerol-phosphate dehydratase His5, whose amino-acid sequence MRTAFIQRDTNETKICVAIALDKAPLPKESDFLDEVITSKHANQKGEQTIQVDTGIGFLDHMYHALAKHSGWSLRLYSRGDLVIDDHHTAEDTAIALGAAFKKAMGNFAGVKRFGHAYCPLDEALSRAVVDLSGRPYSVIDLGLKREKIGELSCEMVPHLLNSFATSAGITLHVSCLYGNNDHHRTESAFKSFAVALRTATALTESKEVPSTKGVL is encoded by the coding sequence ATGAGAACCGCATTCATCCAGAGAGACAcgaatgaaacaaaaatttgtGTTGCTATTGCTTTAGACAAGGCACCTTTGCCTAAGGAGTCAGACTTTTTGGATGAAGTCATTACCTCGAAGCAtgcaaatcaaaaaggTGAACAAACAATCCAAGTTGACACCGGCATCGGCTTTCTTGATCACATGTACCATGCATTAGCTAAACATTCCGGCTGGAGCCTTCGTCTTTACTCACGGGGTGATTTGGTTATTGATGATCATCATACAGCTGAGGATACTGCAATTGCCTTGGGTGCAGCTTTCAAGAAAGCTATGGGCAATTTTGCCGGTGTAAAGCGTTTTGGCCATGCTTATTGTCCTTTGGATGAGGCTCTTTCCAGAGCTGTTGTTGATTTGTCCGGCCGTCCTTATTCCGTTATTGATCTTGGATTAAAGCGTGAAAAAATTGGCGAGCTTTCTTGCGAAATGGTTCCCCACCTCTTGAATTCATTTGCTACTAGTGCCGGTATTACCTTGCACGTCTCTTGCTTGTATGGTAACAATGACCATCATCGTACGGAAAGTGCCTTTAAATCTTTCGCAGTTGCTTTGCGAACTGCTACTGCTTTAACTGAAAGTAAAGAGGTTCCCAGCACAAAAGGTGTTTTGTAA
- a CDS encoding short chain dehydrogenase DHRS3 family, implicated in lipid (isoprenoid) metabolism produces the protein MGLCFKTTHLLSFFILFVIAFYSRRFVRKTNPPNRQGGSIVITGGNGVLGRSLITQAIRFGLLVISLDVEYSPNFFQEVPYVIPIVCDITEEESVNSFLKKLETIHAKPFALINTGAIAPKNKLLDMSSKQLARCIHVNTIGQFNVTKMFYSSLLLSVEPHIINVTSALAYFSASGVAAYSCSKAALLSLHETLEVETKQMHAPVKLSLYSLGQFKSTMFDKDTPNKILAPLLNSNDVAHIILRNLMNNQSGRFYYPLYVRFMPLLRFMPSEIQRIARWFSGMDEIYS, from the exons ATGGGACTTTGCTTCAAGACTACGCATTTGctatcattttttatattgttCGTCATTGCATTCTACAGTCGTCGTTTCgttagaaaaacaaatcctCCAAATCGTCAAGGTGGTTCCATAGTGATAACTGGCGGCAATGGTGTCCTTGGACGATCACTGATTACACAAGCCATCCGCTTTGGTCTTTTGGTCATATCTTTAGATGTTGAATATTCTCCAAACTTTTTTCAGGAAGTCCCATACGTGATTCCAATCGTATGTGATATTacggaagaagaaagcgTAAACAGTTTcctaaaaaaattggaaaccATCCATGCGAAGCCATTTGCTCTTATCAATACGGGAGCTATTGcaccaaaaaataaactgCTTGACATGAGTAGCAAGCAACTAGCAAG GTGTATCCATGTAAACACTATTGGACAATTCAACGTAACAAAGATGTTTTACTCTTCACTGTTATTGTCGGTAGAGCCTCATATCATCAATGTAACATCTGCTTTGGCTTACTTTAGTGCCTCTGGGGTCG CTGCTTATTCTTGCTCAAAGGCTGCTTTATTATCTCTACATGAAACATTAGAAGTGGAAACTAAGCAGATGCATGCACCCGTAAAGTTATCCCTTTACTCCCTTGGCCAGTTTAAATCAACAATGTTTGACAAAGATACGCctaataaaattttagCTCCACTGTTAAATTCAAATGATGTTGCACATATAATACTACGGAACTTAATGAATAATCAGAGCGGTCGATTTTATTACCCGCTATATGTTCGTTTCATGCCGCTATTGAGATTTATGCCCTCAGAAATCCAAAGGATTGCTCGTTGGTTTAGTGGAATGGACGAGATTTATTCTTAG
- the wdr7 gene encoding WD repeat protein, WDR7-like protein, with protein MDRVVLAKNCPTTRLETKTDVSFVCQYENILVVGESSGQILVFTVRENGDLEYTQHLLYHKHPINSVLCFPFEVDGIVDLAVLSLDESGLLCQWLLKSCNCRAKLQLHDGLCLQLYLLNPNYVCVCGTYLSIYIIQLANFSIAGNWINHDNWPILFSCNERSNCIPVGYVDGSVSLWSQKSTSLEFEKKVTCKPIATEKLGSLISVHSAKYLSKNLHIFVYESGISIVRDLQKCECYYYKEQVTSVLLLKTGAICLFTLSEMLLLKLSSTSVPELNVVNSFSGRYPWKSIFLYNEEPVILKKCSSKITLEWIMNNNQRQILLSPHLDQKVITSAYCYNLNLFLGGTTGLAMYSLFDWYIHNDPFPVESFPSVKGLVTCMKIFENDPSEIVLVVTTKDGNGYFYKLLHQERWQFICHRTLNSLCILKVVFLRKVMSSKQSGVYVFVGLDGSLTALDELFNVLGFLPSDGSQAESIHYIYGSDSIFVSYDNFQSLQWEFLKQEVHDVKNNPVMDASFVSINLGKHCDPVTANRGTYSTITDDLLVTFLNTKALVNSIIFSNETYVEKSCVDEFLDFIQPPFLNAENEADMLYQSDITNQSCVHLGVGKADGSAIIRYNSSMQSVTSEAPFCSALLLHLYFSLLLPICKYDGLSENQIKEGILLNLEGITSTEYSLSTLTFAWSNSDKNVQEIIRFVLLRIAELTPSDELQRIIHYFFEVFCSFQKNYYLDSEITHSLYVLSILAELYPSAFDDHEVKTLSSYLLQKASDYENDHVALRLLSNGFSVFSKHIDPAKLIYYMSLSASVHDHDLKDENSMLFRSVVDVSSSNSILLLTCLCNEVYDPNKSKLRQAILKIMRLAIENTEQNFVLFNHLLTEKLIPILYANRSSKEAIEVTKAISERFPFVCFDERIDKYSYIENGFLTVYEIPKRKKIVSSESVDGDFQTLSANPAGECYIGVSAMKKECIVWRMMYENGTFLNSYDTNLSVVKRVLLQTNSDFENDRPKVLWIGQASAEIHVGSTIAIIDI; from the exons ATGGACCGGGTGGTGTTAGCAAAGAATTGCCCTACAACTAGACTTGAAACGAAAACcgatgtttcttttgtatgtcaatatgaaaatatattGGTGGTAGGAGAATCTTCTGGTCAAATTTTAGTGTTCACAGTGCGAGAGAATGGAGACCTTGAATATACTCAACACCTTTTATATCACAAACATCCAATTAACTCGgtgctttgttttccttttgaagtTGACGGAATTGTTGACCTAGCAGTCCTTAGCTTGGATGAATCTGG ACTTCTATGTCAATGGCTTTTAAAATCCTGTAATTGTCGTGCAAAGCTTCAACTTCATGATGGCCTATGTCTGCAGCTGTATCTGTTGAATCCAAACTACGTTTGTGTTTGTGGTACCTATTTATCTATTTACATTATACAATTAGCGAATTTTAGTATTGCTGGTAATTGGATCAATCACGATAACTGGCCTATATTGTTCTCCTGCAATGAAAGATCCAATTGCATCCCTGTTGGTTATGTCGACGGGTCGGTCTCTCTTTGGTCTCAAAAGTCGacttctttggaatttgaGAAAAAAGTGACTTGTAAACCAATTGCTACTGAGAAACTTGGAAGCCTGATATCCGTCCATTCTGCTAAATATTTATCCAAAAATCTCCACATTTTTGTCTATGAGTCAGGGATATCTATAGTCCGtgatttacaaaaatgcGAGTGTTACTACTACAAAGAGCAGGTCACTTCggttttacttttaaagACTGGTGCAATTTGTCTTTTCACTCTTTCCGAAATGCTCCTGCTAAAATTGTCCTCAACTTCCGTTCCTGAATTAAATGTAGTTAATTCTTTCTCCGGTAGGTATCCATGGAAgtctatttttctttacaacGAGGAGCCAGTAATACTAAAAAAATGCTCTTCTAAAATCACTCTTGAATGGATAATGAATAATAATCAGCGACAAATCCTTTTAAGTCCTCATCTGGATCAGAAAGTTATTACATCTGCATATTGCTATAATCTAAACTTGTTTTTAGGAGGAACAACTGGTCTGGCTATGTACTCTCTTTTTGACTGGTATATACACAATGATCCATTTCCTGTCGAATCCTTTCCAAGCGTAAAAGGATTGGTAACCTGtatgaaaatttttgaaaatgatcCTTCTGAAATTGTGTTAGTGGTGACCACTAAAGATGGAAATGGTTATTTCTATAAATTATTACATCAAGAACGTTGGCAGTTTATTTGCCATCGTACGTTGAATTCCTTGTGTATTTTAAAAGTGGTTTTTCTGAGGAAAGTTATGTCTTCTAAACAAAGCGGGGTATATGTTTTCGTTGGCTTGGATGGGTCCTTAACCGCACTAGATGAGCTTTTTAATGT TCTTGGATTTCTACCTTCCGATGGATCACAGGCAGAGAGCATCCATTATATTTACGGTTCCgattctatttttgtttcttatgATAATTTCCAATCATTACAATGggaatttttgaagcaaGAAGTGCATGACGTGAAGAATAATCCTGTCATGGATGCATCCTTCGTATCGATTAATCTTGGTAAACATTGCGATCCAGTAACAGCTAATCGTGGCACGTATTCTACGATAACAGATGACCTCTTGGTTACCTTTTTAAATACTAAAGCACTGGTTAACagtattattttttccaacGAAACCTACGTTGAAAAATCCTGCGTTGACGAGTTTCTAGACTTTATCCAACCTCCGTTTTTAAACGcagaaaatgaagctgATATGCTATACCAGTCCGATATTACTAACCAATCATGCGTTCACCTTGGTGTCGGAAAGGCGGATGGAAGCGCAATAATAAGATACAATTCTTCGATGCAATCAGTTACTTCTGAAGCACCTTTTTGCTCTGCGCTTTTGCTTCATTTATACTTTTCCTTGCTTTTACCTATATGTAAATATGATGGCTTAAgtgaaaatcaaatcaaagaaGGGATTTTGTTGAACCTTGAGGGAATCACTTCGACTGAATACAGTCTATCTACTCTAACATTCGCTTGGAGTAACTCTGATAAAAATGTTCAAGAGATAATTCGATTTGTGCTATTGCGAATTGCTGAACTGACACCTAGCGATGAACTACAGAGAATAatacattatttttttgaggTCTTCTgctctttccaaaaaaattactaCCTGGATTCCGAAATCACGCATTCTTTATACGTACTATCCATTCTGGCCGAATTATATCCTTCTGCATTTGACGATCATGAAGTAAAAACATTGTCTTCATATCTATTACAAAAAGCCTCTGATTATGAAAACGATCATGTCGCTCTTCGATTACTAAGTAATGGCTTTTCGGTATTTTCTAAGCACATTGATCCCGCAAAGCTAATTTACTACATGTCATTGTCGGCATCGGTCCATGACCACGACTTGAAAGACGAAAATAGTATGCTTTTTAGATCAGTCGTCGATGTTTCTTCTAGCAATTCCATCCTTTTATTAACCTGTTTATGCAATGAAGTTTACGACCCAAATAAATCTAAGCTTCGACAGGCAATTCTGAAAATCATGAGATTGGCCATCGAAAACACGGAGCAGAATTTTGTCTTATTCAATCATCTATTAACGGAAAAATTAATTCCAATCCTGTATGCTAATCGTTCTTCGAAAGAAGCTATTGAAGTAACGAAAGCTATATCAGAAAGGTTTCCTTTCGTATGTTTTGACGAAAGAATTGATAAATATTCATACATAGAAAACGGGTTTTTGACTGTATACGAAATcccaaaaaggaaaaagatcGTTAGTTCGGAATCGGTTGATGGCGATTTTCAAACATTATCGGCAAACCCAGCTGGTGAATGTTATATTGGGGTCAGCGCCATGAAAAAAGAGTGTATAGTGTGGAGAATGATGTATGAAAATGGAACATTTTTGAACTCATACGACACAAACCTGAGCGTTGTTAAACGTGTCCTTTTGCAGACAAATtctgattttgaaaacgACCGTCCTAAAGTCCTTTGGATTGGCCAGGCATCTGCTGAAATCCATGTCGGAAGCACAATTGCCATTATTGATATATAG
- a CDS encoding DUF2433 metallo phosphatase superfamily conserved fungal protein → MSLDTAKSDLSTEAQVVGTEQNNDQTAPNFVSSTETDDSHNVLVLNNGSRLLCIADLRGELSLINKLAEETRADCVIHTGDFGFFERSSLPNISERTLRHIVQFSPLIKRLPRSKSFDHYPSNPISDLKNSIASHPDCLLSELPYFLSQERKFIVPVYTVWGASEDVHVLEKFATGEYSIPNLNIIDELHSHLLQIGDLKIRLLGLGGPYVPFKLFDNGEGKGTIAGAQGTTWTTVLQMGELIETAKSCLDREETRVFITHHPIGREGVFCQLATVLQADITLSAGLHFRYGASYNEFSVNPNPEHYLQKLSAGRAQFMEVWETVKSEVERMVTPDQQHLVNNVTRLVSRMPDATNSYAMNNMLPGTALKNLWNFNLLDASFGWNVLVVENGHVQVESKSFGFNLGYRRSAARRNDNYNRVTEGGSTGENYYRPQKSEAQARPSFAAEVETAGKQNSEPVVEEAKAAVEPDEPLKKDEAHPDQSLPKETVYEEDESVSASKLPSDAKDIEKGLADTTISEESTIDEKDAAERIPGEQSGSTVYARQTPKGDYQKNMDRGFRPNYGERQERFGFHITPCNTEEEARSFFTDGADQLITNVQIRTSTNRNRNLPPNTNVTPTNYAYVHFENQDAVNKVADKIKTPDGVRANVMRDDYYRQNRGWYRGGRTEGHYSNMRTNRGRGGRGGRYPRMQQHPRQMQSAGTSVAPNYSTEQSSADH, encoded by the exons atgagcTTGGAT ACGGCTAAAAGTGATTTATCAACGGAAGCCCAAGTAGTGGGAACTGAACAAAACAATGATCAGACTGCTCctaattttgtttcatccACAGAAACCGATGATTCACACAATGTGCTTGTTTTGAACAATGGTTCAAGACTGCTCTGCATTGCGGACCTTCGTG GTGAATTGAGCCTTATCAACAAGCTTGCTGAAGAGACTCGTGCTGATTGTGTTATCCACACGGGcgattttggattttttgaacgATCCTCTTTACCTAATATTTCAGAAAG gaCTCTTCGTCATATAGTCCAATTTTCGCCTCTCATAAAACGTTTGCCTAgatcaaaaagttttgacCACTATCCTTCAAACCCTATAAgtgatttaaaaaacagCATTGCTTCGCATCCTGATTGTCTTCTCTCTGAACTTCCCTATTTTTTGTCTcaggaaaggaaatttaTTGTTCCTGTCTATACTGTATGGGGTGCCTCTGAAGACGTTCAtgttttagaaaaattcGCTACCGGTGAATACTCTATCCCTAATCTAAATATCATTGACGAACTACATTCCCATCTTTTACAAATAGGTGATTTAAAAATTCGTCTACTTGGACTTGGTGGTCCTTATGTTCCTTTTAAACTTTTCGACAACGGTGAGGGAAAGGGTACCATTGCAGGTGCTCAGGGTACCACATGGACAACAGTTCTTCAAATGGGTGAATTGATAGAGACCGCTAAGAGCTGTCTTGATAGGGAAGAAACTCGTGTTTTCATAACTCACCATCCTATTGGTAGAGAAGGTGTGTTCTGTCAACTTGCAACTGTTCTTCAAGCTGATATTACTTTGTCCGCTGGTCTACACTTTCGTTATGGAGCCAGTTATAACGAGTTTTCCGTGAACCCAAATCCAGAACattatttgcaaaaactTTCTGCTGGCCGTGCTCAATTCATGGAGGTTTGGGAAACCGTTAAGTCAGAGGTTGAACGAATGGTCACTCCTGATCAACAACATTTAGTGAATAACGTTACACGTCTTGTTTCCAGAATGCCTGATGCCACCAATAGTTATGCCATGAATAATATGCTTCCTGGAACCGCGTTAAAAAATCTTTGGAACTTTAATCTGCTCGACGCCTCTTTTGGGTGGAATGTTTTAGTTGTGGAAAATGGCCACGTCCAAGTTGAAAGTAAATCTTTCGGATTCAATTTGGGGTATCGCCGTTCTGCCGCCCGTAGAAACGATAATTATAATAGAGTTACCGAGGGAGGTTCTACTGGTGAAAATTACTACAGACCTCAAAAGTCGGAAGCACAAGCCAGACCATCCTTTGCAGCGGAAGTGGAGACCGctggtaaacaaaattccGAGCCGGTTGTTGAAGAAGCGAAAGCTGCTGTGGAACCAGATGAACCTTTGAAAAAGGATGAAGCTCATCCTGATCAAAGTCTTCCCAAAGAAACTGTTTATGAAGAGGATGAGTCTGTGTCTGCTTCGAAGCTCCCTAGCGATGCAAAAGATATCGAAAAGGGATTAGCAGACACGACAATTTCAGAAGAGAGCACCATCGACGAGAAAGATGCTGCTGAAAGGATTCCTGGAGAACAAAGTGGCTCAACTGTATATGCGCGGCAGACACCCAAAGGTGActatcaaaagaatatggACCGTGGATTCCGTCCCAACTATGGAGAGCGTCAAGAGAGATTTGGGTTCCATATAACACCTTGTAATaccgaagaagaagctcGGTCTTTCTTCACTGACGGTGCTGATCAGCTAATCACTAATGTTCAAATTCGTACCTCCACGAACCGAAACAGAAATTTACCTCCAAACACGAACGTGACTCCCACAAATTATGCTTATGTTCACTTTGAGAATCAAGATGCTGTCAATAAGGTAGCTGACAAGATCAAAACCCCCGATGGCGTGCGTGCCAACGTAATGCGTGATGATTACTACCGTCAAAATAGAGGTTGGTATAGGGGTGGCCGAACAGAAGGTCATTATTCTAATATGCGTACAAACCGTGGACGAGGTGGCCGTGGTGGTCGTTACCCTAGAATGCAGCAACATCCTCGTCAAATGCAATCTGCTGGAACTTCTGTAGCACCTAACTATAGCACTGAACAAAGCTCAGCTGATcattaa